From the Desulfovibrio sp. JY genome, one window contains:
- a CDS encoding PadR family transcriptional regulator: MTTEKTKGYRHLPAFLLLALAHGPGHGAALRSRMQGLLPVRDTDSGAIYRTLATLEADGEIVGEWDVSGRGPAKKNYRLTERGWERLEFWREDITYRARLLAAFLEDADAVLAGPRGEGDEPCQKP; encoded by the coding sequence ATGACTACGGAAAAAACGAAGGGCTACCGCCATCTGCCCGCCTTCCTGCTCCTGGCCCTGGCCCACGGGCCGGGCCACGGCGCGGCCCTGCGCAGCCGCATGCAGGGCCTGCTGCCGGTGCGCGACACGGATTCCGGGGCCATCTACCGCACCCTGGCCACCCTTGAGGCCGACGGCGAAATCGTCGGGGAGTGGGATGTCAGCGGACGGGGGCCGGCCAAAAAAAACTATCGGCTGACCGAACGCGGTTGGGAGCGCCTGGAATTCTGGCGCGAGGACATCACCTACCGGGCGCGGCTTCTGGCCGCCTTTCTCGAAGACGCCGACGCCGTCCTGGCCGGACCGCGCGGGGAAGGAGACGAGCCATGTCAAAAGCCGTGA
- a CDS encoding anion permease gives MSKAVTAPQEKGPDSPGTLLSLRPRQAVSLAAIIVAGIFLLTETAAGGSSLGKAATVVVLAIGLWTTGWLPEWLTALVFFSLCMMGKVAPAADVFAGFSSSATWLVLAGAVIGLAIQHTGLGDRLASRLTPFIGRSFPKAVVAVSLFGLALTFAMPSAMGRVMLVLPILTALADQLGYPYGSKGRRGVILAGVFGTYLPAFAVLPANIPNTVFIGTVEAALGTPPNYGQYFLLHFPVLGLCKALILLPLLIRLYRDTPRLPEGDAKRPATKASPGEIHLGVVLAIAVGLWATDGWHGIPAAWIGMLVAIWCLFPGSGLMGKNPFSALKFEPIIYVAGIVSMGVIADRSGLGRQVAAWVLSFLPLEPNAPGQTFGILSGLSTLVGMVVTLPGVPPVMTSLLSPLAGATHWPPLAVAMTQVLGFSTVILPYQAPPLVVAIQSGGLEAKDVVRLCLITAAITVVALWPLDFLWWRLLGWIG, from the coding sequence ATGTCAAAAGCCGTGACCGCGCCGCAGGAAAAAGGGCCGGACAGCCCCGGGACCTTGTTGTCGCTGCGCCCGCGCCAGGCGGTGTCCCTGGCCGCGATCATCGTGGCCGGGATTTTTCTGCTGACCGAAACCGCGGCCGGCGGTTCCTCCCTGGGCAAGGCCGCCACCGTCGTCGTGCTGGCCATCGGCCTGTGGACCACGGGCTGGCTGCCGGAATGGCTGACCGCCCTGGTCTTTTTCTCCCTTTGCATGATGGGCAAGGTGGCCCCGGCCGCCGACGTCTTTGCCGGGTTTTCCTCGTCCGCCACCTGGCTGGTCCTGGCCGGCGCGGTCATCGGCCTGGCCATACAACATACCGGGCTCGGCGACCGGCTGGCCTCCCGGCTGACCCCGTTCATCGGACGATCCTTCCCCAAGGCCGTGGTGGCCGTGTCGCTGTTCGGCCTGGCGCTGACCTTCGCCATGCCCTCGGCCATGGGCCGGGTCATGCTGGTGCTGCCGATCCTGACCGCCCTGGCCGACCAGCTCGGCTATCCCTACGGCAGCAAGGGTCGACGGGGCGTCATCCTGGCCGGCGTCTTCGGGACCTACCTGCCGGCCTTTGCCGTGCTGCCGGCCAATATCCCCAACACCGTCTTCATCGGCACCGTGGAAGCGGCCCTTGGCACCCCGCCCAATTACGGCCAGTACTTCCTGCTCCACTTCCCGGTGCTGGGGCTGTGCAAGGCCCTTATCCTTCTCCCGCTGCTGATCCGCCTGTACCGCGACACGCCACGCCTGCCCGAGGGCGACGCGAAGCGTCCCGCGACCAAGGCCTCTCCGGGGGAAATCCATCTGGGCGTGGTGCTCGCCATCGCGGTGGGACTTTGGGCAACAGACGGCTGGCACGGCATCCCGGCCGCCTGGATCGGCATGCTGGTGGCGATCTGGTGCCTTTTCCCGGGCAGCGGACTGATGGGAAAGAACCCGTTTTCCGCCTTGAAATTCGAGCCGATCATCTATGTCGCCGGCATCGTCAGCATGGGGGTCATCGCGGACCGCAGCGGCCTGGGCCGACAGGTCGCCGCCTGGGTCCTGTCCTTTCTGCCCCTGGAGCCAAACGCCCCGGGCCAGACCTTCGGCATCCTTTCGGGTCTGTCCACGCTGGTCGGCATGGTCGTGACCCTGCCCGGCGTGCCGCCGGTCATGACGTCCCTGCTGTCGCCCCTGGCCGGAGCCACCCACTGGCCGCCCCTGGCCGTGGCCATGACCCAGGTGCTCGGGTTTTCCACCGTCATCCTGCCCTACCAGGCACCACCGCTGGTCGTGGCCATCCAATCCGGCGGACTCGAGGCCAAGGACGTCGTGCGGCTGTGCCTGATCACGGCGGCCATCACCGTAGTCGCCCTATGGCCCCTCGACTTCCTCTGGTGGCGTCTGC